Proteins encoded together in one Candidatus Hydrogenedentota bacterium window:
- a CDS encoding four helix bundle protein, producing the protein MSLARQCYKVTESFPKSEAFGISLQIRRAAVSIPCNIAEGWGREGAKEFSQFLRIAQGSTKELETLLLLAQDLYPQHAVKAPELLAILAEISRMLRALMAKLSTKPR; encoded by the coding sequence ATGTCGCTGGCCAGGCAATGCTACAAGGTCACAGAGTCGTTTCCCAAAAGCGAAGCATTCGGAATTTCGTTGCAGATTCGCCGGGCTGCCGTATCCATCCCGTGCAATATTGCCGAAGGCTGGGGCAGGGAAGGTGCAAAGGAATTCTCGCAGTTCTTGCGCATCGCTCAGGGAAGCACGAAAGAACTCGAGACCCTACTTCTGCTCGCACAGGATCTCTACCCGCAACACGCCGTGAAAGCGCCCGAGCTATTGGCGATTTTGGCTGAAATAAGCCGTATGCTCCGCGCGCTCATGGCCAAACTAAGCACCAAACCAAGGTAA
- a CDS encoding succinate dehydrogenase cytochrome b subunit, whose protein sequence is MITKLAPFFRSSVFKKQLVAITGLILVGFIIVHMAGNFILFFGPEAFNHYSETLHAVPELLWIARAVLIVAAVVHIRFSILVTRENRKSGGTNRYAVAATRGETNFAKKFMILTGALLFLFLFLHLSDFTIAGKTGPSVELKGQEYELYGLVWNSFLNPLRVVIYLAAVWCVGMHLSHGIQSMFQSIGFYHDRYTPVIRQASLVIGAVVACGFSLVPIYVIVRNIIGGPAV, encoded by the coding sequence ATGATCACGAAGCTGGCCCCGTTCTTCCGCAGTTCGGTCTTCAAAAAGCAGTTGGTCGCGATTACCGGCCTGATTCTCGTCGGGTTCATCATCGTTCACATGGCCGGCAACTTTATCCTGTTCTTTGGCCCCGAAGCGTTCAACCACTACTCGGAAACGCTTCATGCCGTGCCCGAGTTGCTGTGGATCGCCCGTGCAGTCCTGATCGTCGCGGCGGTCGTCCACATTCGGTTCTCGATCCTCGTCACGCGCGAAAACCGGAAATCCGGCGGCACCAACCGCTACGCAGTGGCGGCCACGCGCGGCGAGACCAACTTCGCGAAAAAGTTCATGATCCTCACCGGCGCGCTCCTTTTCTTGTTCCTTTTTTTGCATCTCTCCGACTTCACCATCGCCGGAAAGACCGGCCCGTCCGTCGAGTTGAAGGGGCAGGAATACGAGTTGTACGGATTGGTTTGGAATTCGTTCCTTAACCCCTTGCGCGTGGTCATATACCTTGCAGCGGTCTGGTGCGTCGGTATGCACCTCAGCCACGGAATCCAGAGCATGTTTCAGTCCATCGGTTTCTATCACGACCGCTACACGCCCGTGATCCGGCAAGCCAGCCTCGTCATTGGCGCGGTGGTCGCGTGCGGGTTCAGTCTCGTTCCAATCTACGTAATCGTGCGGAACATCATCGGCGGGCCGGCGGTATGA